AGAAATTTACTATATTGGCATTATTTAAGCAAATTGCTGTAAATCTTTATAATAAATATTTCTCATGCTTTTAAGATAGTCCATTATATTTTCATCCCAGCTTTTATTATAGCAATATCCAAGGGCTTCTCCAACATGGAGAGCAGATATTCTGAATAAATCGCAGGCTGTAAAAATCGCTTCCCATAAATTATCGTAATTTCCGCCGGAATATGTCTTTTTATACAGTTCATATAAGTAGGGCGGAAGATATTTTTTATACTGTTTTCCCCACATTCCGACATTTACAGAAGAACCCGTGTCGACACTAATATACCAATCCATCATCTTATGGAGTTCTCCCAAAACCACCTCATAATACATTCTCATGGCATAAGGCAACTGGTCTCTTACGATGCCCTTTGCAACATTATTAAGACACCAGAAGAAATTATTGCAGCAGCCGTTATAGGAAGCCTCTTCAGGCCTTTTCACAAGATAATCTTTTTCGCTTGATTTTGGAATATGAGGTAAAATTCCGTCCTTATCCATTAAAGGAACAGTAAGGCTGTCTGAGCCGTAGGACTCACGCATATGGTCTATGGTTTCAATATGAAGGTCGATTCTTGTACTGTCTTTAAAAAGAATCAGAAAGCCATAATAAGAAAAATCCCATAAAATATTTTCAGGATTTAAGGAATTTATATCCGGCTCCTGAACCATAGCAATCTCTCCAAATACAGAAAGCCAGCTGCTGTCTTTAATGAAGCTTTCTATTGCCGTAACTACATACACAATATCATAATCCTGAAACAAATCCTTTTCTATATTAGGATTTGCCCGTGAGCCGTTCATGTATACGGCGCGGATCAAATTGTTTTCTTCCGCGGTTTTAAGTATTATATGAAACATTTCTTCTTCTGATCTCATTTATAACCTCCCTAAGGATAAAACAATCAAATAACTTATCCGGTAATTTCCATAAAACTCAATATAAGCAAAACTTATAATTCAGGATTTATGCTATAAGAATCAGGCAGGAGAATGGTTTTTAAATAAGTGATTATAATGAAATACTTCTGTTTTTTATTGAAAAATAAGATTTAACTGTCGTACATTTAATATTAATTCCTTAAACTTATAAAGTCAACCTTGTGAATTCTGCCTTTTAGTAAAATTTATTTTTATTTGCTTTAAATTTCGATAAAAATTTTGTATAATGTATACAGCTAATAAATTTTAGGGGAGATGATGCTTATGGGTATTGGTTTCATAGGCGCAGGCAACATGGCCGGAGCAATTATAAAGGGCCTTCGCCGTTCAGGCTTTAAAGACGATATTTTCTTGACAGATGTTCAGCCTGATAAAGCAAAAATCATAGCTGACGAAGCAAATGCCGTCCTTTGCCAAAGCAATGAAGAAATTATTGAAAAGGCGGAATATGTCCTTCTTGCCGTAAAGCCGGATATGTATAAAAAGGTTTTAGAAAGCCTTTCCGAAAAGCTTTCCCAAAAGAAACCTGTAATTATTTCCATTGCCGCAGGTACTTGTCTTGATGCGGTTACAGAATATGCAGGTGTTGAAACCCTTCCCGTAATCAGAGTAATGCCCAATGTAAATGCCTTGGTTCTCGAAGCTGTTAGCGCCCTTTGTAAAAACAGCCATGCTACGGAAGAAAACCTTAATTACGTAAAATCTGTTTTTGATGCCATAGGAACGACTGTGCTTCTTGATGAAAAATATTTTACGGCCTATACGGGAATCGCCGGCTGTTCCCCTGCCTTTGCCTTTCTTTTTATAGATTCTCTGGCAAATGCTGCGGTTAAACACGGTATTCCTAAGGAAACTGCCGTTAAAATTGCCTCTCAGGCCCTTCTCGGAAGCGCTAAAAATCTTCTTCATTCCGGCGAGGTTCCCTGGGCCATGATAGAAAAGGTATGCTCTCCCGGGGGAACTACCATAGAAGGTGTTCTTGCCCTTGAGGAATACGGCTTTAACACAGCCGTTGTAAAGGCTGTTGACGCAACCATAGCAAAAGATAATCACTTAAAGGAAATTCTCTCCAAGTAATTGGCGGTACCTTTATATACCAGGTATAGTTTTCAATTATAGGTATTGTTTTAAATCTATATTAAGTCTATAATGTAAATGTTAAAATTATAACTTTTTTAACTTATACTGACATATTTTGAGAGGCCTTGATTAAAGGGCTTTTCCCCGTTTTACGAGAATTATTTACAATTTTAATTCTTGGTTAAGATTTAATCACTGTCAATCTTTGTTGAAAAATATGCATTTATGTAATTTATGCGATGTAAGGCTAACCCTTAGGGCCATGCCACTTCATATATAAAGCTAAATTAAGAACATATTACTTAATCAGGCTTACGCATCATAATCAGGTAAATCAGAAGCGCTGTTTTTCATATTCTTTATAGGTATTTTTGAACATCGTGCTTTAAATATTTATTTGATTATAGCCAAAAGCCCCGCTGCTTAATCGATTAAGGACAGGCCGGGGGAATTTTCCCTGTCTTTATCAATTTAAGATAAGCGTAAATTCACAATTATTAAAAGGAGTGTAACTATGTTTAAAGTAGTAAGAAAAAAAGAACTTAACACCTCCGTTACTTTAATGGAGATTGAGGCCCCTTTTATCGCCAGGAAAGCCAAGGCCGGCCAGTTCATCATTTTCCGCGTGGATGAAGACGGCGAGCGTGTTCCCCTCACCATAGCCGACACCAATACGGAAACCGGCACGGTTACGATTATATTTCAGCAGGTTGGAAGATCAACCATGCTCTTAGCCCAGCTTAACGAAGGAGATTATCTTCTTGACTTTGTTGGCCCCTTAGGTCTTCCTACTCATGTTGAAGACAATGTTAAAAAAGTATGCATCATCGGCGGCGGCGTTGGCTGCGCTATTGCTTATCCCCAGGCTAAGCACTTTTTCAAAGAAGGTCTTCACGTAGATATGATCGCGGGCTTCCGCTCAAAGGACATCGTTTTTCTTGAAGAAGAAATGAAGGCTGTTGCAACGAATCTTTATATTACTACAGACGACGGCACCTACGGAGAAAAAGGCTTTGTTACAGATAAGCTTAAATCCCTTATAGACGCCGGAAACAATTATGATCTCGTTATCGCCATAGGACCTATTCCTATGATGAAATTCGTTTCAAAGACTACAGAGCCTTACGGCATTAAGACCCTTGTTTCCTTGAACCCGATTATGATAGACGGAACAGGTATGTGCGGCGGCTGCCGTGTTTCCGTAGGCGGAGAAATAAAATTTGCCTGCGTTGACGGCCCCGACTTTGACGGACATAAGGTAGATTTTGATGAGCTTATGAGAAGAAACACCTTCTACCGCGGAGAAGAAACACATAGCAGAGAAAATTGCAGACTTTTCAATCAGGGAGGTAAGGAAAATGCCTAATATGGCCCCAAATAAAACCGCTATGCCGGAACAGGACCCGAATGTAAGAAATAAGAACTTTTTAGAAGTAGCAACAGGCTACACAGAAGAAATGGCAAAAGAAGAAGCCGAAAGATGTTTGAACTGCAAGCATAAGCCCTGCGTTTCCGGCTGCCCCGTTAACGTAAGAATACCTGAATTCATTATGCAGGTAAAAGACGGCAACTTTGAAGAAGCTTATAAAATAATAACTTCTACAAACACTTTGCCTGCTGTATGCGGAAGAGTTTGCCCTCAGGAGAGCCAGTGCGAAAGCAAATGCGTAAGAGGCATTAAAAACGAGCCTGTAGGCATCGGAAGACTTGAGCGCTTCGTAGCTGACTGGTATATGAAAAATGTAGAAGCAAAGGCTGAAAAAGTTTCTTCAAACGGCCATAAGGTGGCTGTAATCGGCGCAGGTCCTTCCGGCCTTACCTGTGCAAGCGACCTTGCAAAATTAGGCTATGAAGTTACTATTTTCGAAGCCTTCCATACAGCCGGCGGCGTTCTTGTTTACGGTATTCCCGAATTCAGATTGCCAAAGGCAATTGTTAAAAAAGAAGTTGAAAACCTTGAAGCCATGGGCGTTAAGATTATGACAAATATGGTTATCGGAAAGGTTTTATCCATAGACGAGCTTTTTGAAGACGGTTTTGAAGCCGTATTCGTAGGCTCAGGCGCAGGGCTTCCGGCATTTATGGGAATCCCCGGCGAAGGTCTTGTAGGCGTATATTCCGCCAATGAGTTCCTTACACGTATTAACCTTATGAAAGCTTACAAAGACGACAGCGACACCCCTATTAAAAAGAGCAAGCGCATTGCAGTAGTAGGCGGCGGAAACGTTGCCATGGACGCTGCAAGATGTGCTAAGAGAATCGGTGCAGAGGAAGTTTATATTGTATATAGACGCGGTTTAGAAGAAATGCCTGCAAGACTTGAAGAAGTTCACCATGCACAGGAAGAAGGCATTATTTTCAAAAACCTTACAAACCCTGTAAAAATAGTAGGCGATGAAAACGGCTTCGTATGCGGTATGGAATGCATCGAAATGGAGCTTGGAGAGCCTGATGCTTCCGGCAGAAGAAGACCTGTTGCAAAAGACAATTCCAACTTCATTCTTGATGTAGATGCAGTTGTTATGGCTATCGGAACTTCTCCGAACCCGCTTATCAGAACCACAACAGACGGCCTTGAAGCCAACAAATGGGGCTGCCTTGTGGCAAACGACAAAATGGCTACAACCCGCGAAGGCGTATTTGCCGGCGGAGACGCCGTTTCCGGCGCAGCTACCGTTATCAATGCCATGGGCGCAGGTAAAACTGCCGCTGCTTCCATTGATGAGTATATCAAAAACAAAAATAAGTAATAAAACCTTTCGTCTATTAAGACAGTTATATAAAAAGCTGAGGATAAAATCCTCAGCTTTTTGAATTATTAAAAAATGTTTATTAAGGAATATTGCAAAAAGTCATCCATTGATTATCCGCA
This is a stretch of genomic DNA from Anaeropeptidivorans aminofermentans. It encodes these proteins:
- the proC gene encoding pyrroline-5-carboxylate reductase; protein product: MGIGFIGAGNMAGAIIKGLRRSGFKDDIFLTDVQPDKAKIIADEANAVLCQSNEEIIEKAEYVLLAVKPDMYKKVLESLSEKLSQKKPVIISIAAGTCLDAVTEYAGVETLPVIRVMPNVNALVLEAVSALCKNSHATEENLNYVKSVFDAIGTTVLLDEKYFTAYTGIAGCSPAFAFLFIDSLANAAVKHGIPKETAVKIASQALLGSAKNLLHSGEVPWAMIEKVCSPGGTTIEGVLALEEYGFNTAVVKAVDATIAKDNHLKEILSK
- a CDS encoding aminoglycoside 6-adenylyltransferase: MRSEEEMFHIILKTAEENNLIRAVYMNGSRANPNIEKDLFQDYDIVYVVTAIESFIKDSSWLSVFGEIAMVQEPDINSLNPENILWDFSYYGFLILFKDSTRIDLHIETIDHMRESYGSDSLTVPLMDKDGILPHIPKSSEKDYLVKRPEEASYNGCCNNFFWCLNNVAKGIVRDQLPYAMRMYYEVVLGELHKMMDWYISVDTGSSVNVGMWGKQYKKYLPPYLYELYKKTYSGGNYDNLWEAIFTACDLFRISALHVGEALGYCYNKSWDENIMDYLKSMRNIYYKDLQQFA
- a CDS encoding sulfide/dihydroorotate dehydrogenase-like FAD/NAD-binding protein; this translates as MFKVVRKKELNTSVTLMEIEAPFIARKAKAGQFIIFRVDEDGERVPLTIADTNTETGTVTIIFQQVGRSTMLLAQLNEGDYLLDFVGPLGLPTHVEDNVKKVCIIGGGVGCAIAYPQAKHFFKEGLHVDMIAGFRSKDIVFLEEEMKAVATNLYITTDDGTYGEKGFVTDKLKSLIDAGNNYDLVIAIGPIPMMKFVSKTTEPYGIKTLVSLNPIMIDGTGMCGGCRVSVGGEIKFACVDGPDFDGHKVDFDELMRRNTFYRGEETHSRENCRLFNQGGKENA
- the gltA gene encoding NADPH-dependent glutamate synthase, whose amino-acid sequence is MPNMAPNKTAMPEQDPNVRNKNFLEVATGYTEEMAKEEAERCLNCKHKPCVSGCPVNVRIPEFIMQVKDGNFEEAYKIITSTNTLPAVCGRVCPQESQCESKCVRGIKNEPVGIGRLERFVADWYMKNVEAKAEKVSSNGHKVAVIGAGPSGLTCASDLAKLGYEVTIFEAFHTAGGVLVYGIPEFRLPKAIVKKEVENLEAMGVKIMTNMVIGKVLSIDELFEDGFEAVFVGSGAGLPAFMGIPGEGLVGVYSANEFLTRINLMKAYKDDSDTPIKKSKRIAVVGGGNVAMDAARCAKRIGAEEVYIVYRRGLEEMPARLEEVHHAQEEGIIFKNLTNPVKIVGDENGFVCGMECIEMELGEPDASGRRRPVAKDNSNFILDVDAVVMAIGTSPNPLIRTTTDGLEANKWGCLVANDKMATTREGVFAGGDAVSGAATVINAMGAGKTAAASIDEYIKNKNK